Proteins encoded by one window of Nitrospiria bacterium:
- a CDS encoding type II toxin-antitoxin system prevent-host-death family antitoxin, which yields MKKADVSKLKASLSEYLLRIKSGEEVIVTKRGKPIAKLVPISPSGTIPEELLEMQKAGLVSIGKGKLPKNFWTLPRPQDPKGSVLQALLEEREDGR from the coding sequence ATGAAAAAAGCCGACGTTTCAAAACTAAAAGCTTCGCTAAGCGAGTATCTGCTTAGAATCAAATCAGGGGAAGAAGTCATCGTCACCAAGCGGGGAAAACCGATCGCAAAACTTGTCCCCATTTCCCCCTCTGGAACGATCCCGGAGGAGCTTCTAGAAATGCAAAAAGCAGGGCTAGTCTCTATCGGTAAAGGGAAACTCCCCAAAAATTTTTGGACCTTACCTCGTCCTCAAGACCCAAAAGGATCTGTTTTACAAGCCCTTCTTGAGGAACGTGAGGATGGGCGGTGA